The Drosophila nasuta strain 15112-1781.00 chromosome 2L, ASM2355853v1, whole genome shotgun sequence genome window below encodes:
- the LOC132794970 gene encoding P protein-like, translating to MGKFVRIDLKGNIDALKTMNPSQASSTDPFIAVTLQTMNIDTNETLWQSNLWSVYLVTDNPSTTSTVKTMLEVADWNKKSIKRSRRDWSDADIRMQVSLLNLHKDSTGVSLTLVSNPIDPQTGTWIGAFLLLLLYVLIAFEITDRAFAAILVSATAIGILCMMDLRPTFQTILSWIDIDTLMLLFGMMVMVAILSDTGLFDYLSLFAYRLSQGKIWFLLFYLYMFTGLLSALLDNVTMVLMIVPVTIRLCEAVGLHTILVVINIVIFSNVGGTLTPVGDPPNMIIATNKDVINAGVEFGNFTLHMFPGVILSMLIIFLIMYFTTRNIIYTGRASQLRQSIDALERVARNMKDKEREDALRRISELKERLKGHEANTTTANMDFDSNLNDMKRKYKIKDKVLLLKCVVAFVFAVSMFLLHSVPSLHGISLAWAAVLAALLLLILADRPDVDKVLERVEWSTLIFFAGLFVFTESLVELGLIERVSNMTIDVIKNVNEESQLLVSILLVLWISAIGASFVGNIPITTMMLKLIINLASNEKLKLPPAALGMGYRLWCLLRWQWNSDWRLG from the coding sequence TGCGTTGAAAACGATGAACCCTTCGCAGGCATCGTCAACGGATCCATTCATCGCTGTTACCTTGCAAACGATGAATATCGATACCAATGAAACATTGTGGCAATCGAACCTATGGAGTGTTTACCTAGTCACGGACAATCCATCTACTACGAGCACTGTGAAAACCATGCTCGAAGTCGCTGATTGGAAtaaaaaatcgattaaaagAAGTCGACGGGACTGGAGTGATGCGGACATTCGAATGCAAGTAAGCCTCTTGAATCTGCATAAGGACTCGACAGGTGTCTCCTTGACACTCGTCTCCAATCCCATTGATCCTCAGACTGGGACTTGGATTGGAGCATTTCTTCTTTTACTGTTATATGTCTTGATCGCATTTGAGATCACAGATCGTGCATTCGCCGCAATCCTTGTGTCTGCAACGGCTATAGGTATTCTGTGCATGATGGACTTGCGACCAACATTTCAAACAATTCTCTCGTGGATCGATATTGACACACTAATGCTACTCTTTGGCATGATGGTCATGGTAGCTATCCTCTCGGATACAGGTCTGTTCGATTATCTTTCCTTGTTCGCATATCGCCTGTCGCAAGGCAAGATTTGGTTTCTCCTATTTTACTTGTACATGTTCACTGGACTTCTCTCGGCCCTCCTGGACAATGTGACTATGGTGCTGATGATAGTCCCAGTGACAATTCGGCTCTGCGAGGCTGTGGGACTGCACACCATCTTGGTTGTCATCAATATTGTGATTTTCTCGAATGTTGGAGGAACTCTAACGCCAGTGGGCGATCCCCCAAACATGATTATCGCAACCAATAAAGATGTTATCAACGCTGGTGTCGAGTTTGGAAACTTTACGTTGCATATGTTTCCCGGCGTAATCTTGAGTATGCtgattattttcttaattatgTACTTTACTACTCGTAATATCATCTATACTGGTCGAGCTAGTCAGCTGCGACAATCCATAGACGCTCTTGAGCGTGTGGCGCGAAACATGAAAGATAAGGAAAGAGAGGATGCATTGAGGAGGATCTCTGAACTAAAGGAGCGTTTGAAGGGCCATGAGGCTAATACAACGACGGCTAACATGGACTTTGACTCCAATTTGAATGACATGAAGAGGAAGTACAAAATCAAGGATAAAGTACTGCTGCTCAAATGTGTCGTTGCTTTCGTATTTGCCGTCTCGATGTTTCTGTTACATTCAGTGCCCTCCCTGCACGGTATCAGTTTAGCCTGGGCTGCCGTCTTGGCCGCATTACTGCTTCTCATTTTGGCTGACCGACCAGACGTGGACAAAGTGCTGGAGCGTGTGGAGTGGTCTACTTTAATCTTCTTCGCCGGACTATTCGTTTTCACCGAGTCCCTTGTCGAATTAGGTTTGATTGAACGGGTGAGCAACATGACCATTGACGTTATAAAGAATGTGAACGAGGAATCGCAATTGCTTGTGAGCATTCTATTGGTTCTGTGGATCAGTGCTATTGGCGCCTCCTTTGTCGGCAACATTCCCATAACGACCATGATGCTTAAGCTGATCATTAATCTGGCGAGCAACGAGAAACTTAAACTTCCCCCTGCAGCCCTTGGTATGGGCTATCGCCTTTGGTGCCTGCTTCGGTGGCAATGGAACTCTGATTGGCGCCTCGGCTAA